Proteins co-encoded in one Hypanus sabinus isolate sHypSab1 chromosome 6, sHypSab1.hap1, whole genome shotgun sequence genomic window:
- the LOC132394997 gene encoding general transcription factor II-I repeat domain-containing protein 2-like, whose product MCGQKSGLVGRIREKMWEENGAGELTAYHCIIHQESLCGKALKMEHIMSTITRAVNFIRAKGLNHREFKLFLEELGSEYNDLPYHTEVRWLSQGKVLKRCFELHEEICQFMESKGKDTTELQDKKLLCEMAFLCDITSHLNALNLQLQGRGLVITDMYAAVRAFKTKLRLWETQMQQGNLSHFPCCQTMKEQVSTAVFPRAKFAEKLCILGADFTWRFADFEAQTSRFELLSNPFAADVESAPTNIQMELIELQCSDTLKAKYDSVGAAQFLRFIPDTMPQLCTQAAQMLSMFGSTYLCEQLFSLMKVNKTSHRGRLSDEHLHSILRISSAQSLTPNIDELASKMSCQVSGLD is encoded by the coding sequence atgtgcggtcaaaagagtggattggtgggcaggatccgggagaagatgtgggaggaaaacggtgcaggtgagctgacagcttatcactgtatcatacaccaggaatcgttgtgtggcaaagccttgaaaatggaacatataatgagcaccataacacgagcagttaacttcataagagccaaaggtttaaatcaccgcgagttcaagttgtttctggaggagttgggttcagaatataatgatttgccctatcacacagaggtgcgatggttaagccaaggaaaagtgctgaaaagatgtttcgagttgcatgaggagatctgtcagttcatggaaagcaaagggaaagacacaacagagctccaggataaaaagttgctttgtgaaatggcgtttctgtgtgacatcacgagccatctcaatgcgctcaacctgcagcttcaggggcggggtcttgtgatcacagacatgtacgctgcagtgagggcttttaaaaccaagctgcgcctgtgggagacgcagatgcagcaaggaaacttgagccattttccatgttgccaaactatgaaagagcaggtttctaccgcagtgttcccacgtgcaaagtttgctgaaaaactttgcatacttggtgccgacttcacatGGCGATTTgctgactttgaagcccaaacaagcaggtttgaactgctcagtaatccatttgcagctgacgtggaaagcgcaccaaccaacatccaaatggagctgattgaactccaatgtagtgacacactcaaggcaaagtatgactcggtgggcgctgcacagtttctacgtttcattcccgacacgATGCCCCAGCTgtgtacccaagctgctcaaatgctctctatgtttggcagcacatatctgtgtgaacaactgttctctttgatgaaggtaaacaaaacatcacacaggggtcgtctttctgatgaacaccttcactcaattctgaggatttcctcagctcagagcctgactccaaacattgatgaacttgcatccaagatgagttgccaagtatctggcttagactag